The genomic region ACAATGTCCTATGTTAAACGATTATGCAGATGGTGTAGACACGGTTAATTTCTTGTTGACATTATCTTAATCATTTATTGATTTCCTAATGTCCTTTGGGATGATAATTTGCATTTTTGTAATTATCGTAAACTCTCAATTATGAAAATCCATAATTTTTCGGCAGGACCATGTATTCTACCACAAGACGTATTTCAACAAGCATCAAAAGCTGTCTTAGACTTTAATGGTCTCAGTATTTTAGAAATATCGCATCGCAGTAAAGACTTTGTTGCGGTTATGGATCGTGCACAAGCATTAGCCTTAGAACATTTGGGACTTACTGATAAAGGTTATAAAGCTCTTTTTTTAGGTGGTGGTGCTAGTATGCAATTTTTAATGACTGCTTATAATCTATTAGAAAAAAAAGCGGCTTATTTAAACACTGGTACTTGGTCAGATAAAGCCATTAAAGAAGCAATAGCTTTTGGAGAAATAATAGAAGTAGCCTCTTCTAAAGATGCTAATTATAATTATATCCCTAAGGATTATGAGGTTCCAATTGATGCAGATTATTTTCATATCACAAGTAACAATACCATTTTTGGAACACAGTTAAAATCCATACCTCAAGTAGGTATTCCACTAGTTTGTGATATGAGTAGTGATATCTTCTCACGTCAGATGGATTTTACACAATTTGATTTAATATATGCAGGAGCTCAAAAAAATATGGGTCCAGCTGGTGCTACATTAGTTGTTGTTAAAGAAGATCTATTAGGAAAAGTGACACGTCATATTCCTTCTATGCTTAATTATCAAACACATATCAGTAAAGATTCAATGTTTAACACGCCACCTGTATTTCCTATATATGTAAGCATGTTAACCTTAGAATGGTTGAAAAATAATGGAGGAATTGAGGCCATAGAAAAAGTAAATAATGATAAAGCAGCTTTAATTTATGGTGAAATAGATCGTAATGAACTATTCCAAGGATTTGCAGCAGTAGAAGACCGTTCTAATATGAATGCTACTTTCTCTCTAAGAGATGAAACTCATAAAGAGCTTTTTGATACCATGTGGAAAGACGCAAGCATCAGCGGTTTAAATGGACATAGATCTGTAGGTGGCTATAGGGCAAGTATGTACAACGCACTACCTCTAGAGAGTGTTCAAATACTGGTAAATGTCATGCAAGAGCTTGAAAAAAAAGCATAGATTAAATTGACCACACCTTAACAAAATTGTGAAGGCTTGATAACTTTATAATATCAAACTATCAATTTGAAGAAAGCAATAAAAATAAATACAGTTGACAATTAACTGCCAACACCTAATAAAAGTAAGATGAGCAAAAAAGTATTAGCAAACGATGGAGTTTCACAAAGCGGAATAGAAAAGTTAACTGCAGCAGGTTATGAAGTGATTACCACAAACGTAGCACAAGACCAACTAGAAAACTATATCAACAAACATGAAATTGCAGTATTACTAGTACGATCAGCAACCACAGCTCGTAAAGAACTGATTGACAACTGTCCTAGCCTTAAAGTGATAGGTCGTGGTGGTGTAGGAATGGATAATATTGATGTAGAATATGCACGTGAGAAAGGCCTAAAGGTGATTAATACACCAGCCGCTAGTAGCGCCAGTGTGGCTGAGCTGGTTTTTGCTCACCTATATGGTGGTGTCCGTTTCCTTTACGACAGTAACCGCAATATGCCACTCGAAGGAGATACTAATTTTAAAGGATTGAAAAAGCAATATGCAAAAGGATCTGAACTTAGAGGTAAAACCTTAGGAATTATAGGTATAGGTCGCATAGGTCAAGAAGTTGCAAAAATTGCTGCTGGTGTAGGAATGAAAGTTATGGCACACGATTCTTATGCAGACTCTGCTCCTACCGTTTCTTGGGATTTATTTGATGGACAAACCGTTTCAGTGAAGATTCCATTAGTTAGTAAAGAAGAATTGCTAGTACAATCAGACTTTGTCACTTTACATGTTCCTGCTCAAAAAGATTATGTAATAAGCGAGCATGAATTCAATCAAATGAAAAAAGGTGCAGCAATCATTAATGCTGCCCGTGGTGGTGTTATAGATGAAGTTGCTTTAGTAAATGCATTAGAGTCTGAACATATATCATTCGCAGCACTAGATACATTTGAGAAAGAACCACAACCTGAAATGGTCTTACTTATGAATTCAAATCTATCACTTAGTCCACATATAGGTGCTGCTACTAATGAAGCACAAGACCGTATAGGAACTGAACTTGCAGATCAGATTATTGAAATTTTAGGATAAATAATCCCATAACTATAACTAGCCGAGAGTAACTACTCGGCTTTTTTGTGGAGTAATAATTACGCTTTCGCGAAAGCGTAACAAACACAACACTATCCTTATCTTTGTCATCCAATACTACTATATGGATAATAATGACATTTTAAGACGACTGAGATTTATACTCAATTTGAGTGATGATGCCATGATCGATACTTATGCAAAAGGTGGAGCACCTGTCACACGTGCCGAAGTAAGCGACTGGCTCAAAAAGGAAGAAGATGAGGATTTTAAAGAAGTCGTAGATGTTAATCTAGCTACGTTTTTAAATGGTGTAATTGTTAACTATCGTGGTAAACAAGATGGCGTGACTCCTGAAGCAGAAATGGTACTAGACAACAACACGATACTACGTAAACTTAAAATTGCTTTCAACTTTAAGTCAGATGAGCTTATTTACATCTGGAAAAAGGCAGACGTTGAGATTAGTGAAACAGAACTAAGTGCTTTTTTCAGAAAAAAAACACATGCCAAATACAAACATTTAAATGATCAGTATCTACGTAAATTTCTAAAAGGATTTCAAATCCAGCGCAAGACACAGCGCGAGAAAGAGGAAAGAAGAAACTCTTTTAAAAAATAAAAAAGCCTCATAGTAATTATGAGGCTTTTTTAATGTTTTATGTATTAACCACTATTGTTCGCGGTCTTTCTTTTTGAAAATTTTTCTCTCTTTAATATATGCAGGTATACCTATGGCAGCCACAAAAAGAACAAAGAACGCAACGTATTGTAGAGATAGAACTTGATCACCGCTTGCATAACTGTGCAATCCTGATAAGTAAAAGTTTACCCCAAAATATGTCATCAGTATTGATAAAAATGAAAGTATAGACCACAAATTAAATGTCCATCTACTTTTTAATCCAGGTACTAATCTTAAGTGAAGTACTATGGCATATACAAATATGCTAATCAACGCCCAAGTTTCTTTAGGATCCCAACCCCAATAACGTCCCCAACTTTCATTTGCCCACATACCACCTAAAAAGTTACCTATGGTTAACATAATAAGACCTATGGTAAGTGCTGCTTCATTGATATAAGTAAGTTGCTTGATATTTAAGTCCATGCGCTTTTTATTCTTATCGTTTGAAAAAATCATAAGTATAAAAGTGATAATCCCTAAAATCATTCCTAAAGCAAATGGACCATAACTCGCTACAATTACAGCAACGTGTATCATTAACCAGTAACTGTCTAACACTGGCTGTATGTTTGCCACATCTGGATCTAACCAGTTTAAATGTGCCACCCATAATACAATAGCTACAACAAAGGCTGCAGCGGCCATAGTTAATTCACTTTTACGGCCTAACAATAAACCAAATAACATAATAGCCCATGCCACATATAATAATGACTCATATGCATCTGACCAAGGCGCATGACCACTGATATACCATCTAGTAATCAAACCTGCCATGTGAACGATGAACAACCCTATAATAACTACTTTATGAAATTGAATAGCATAACGTAGTTCTTTCAACGGTTTCTTCATTAAAATTTCAGAAATCAATAAAAGGATTAAAAAGACCCCAAACCATGCATACCACATATATAGATTCCTGAAAACATCATATTTATTATATAGTATCTCTGCCTTTATCTTACTCTCGCTAGGCATTACTTCACCGCCATATGCTTTTTGGAAACGATTGAGACTTGCTAGGACTTGATCTGCCTCGCTGTAATCACCTTTAGCCTTTCCATAACGTAAAGTTTGTAAATAAGCTGGAATAAATTGTTTAGTTAATACCGAGTCTGTGGATTTAAATCCTGCGTCATTCAACTCTGGATAAGAATACCATTTATTGATAGGATCATTAGGTTTAGGGAATATTCTAATCATAGAACTAGAAACAACTTGATCTAATAATCCAAGATTAGAATTCACATCAATAAAATCTTTTTGAAAAGCATTTTTTCGATCTGATTGATTTGCTTCATCCAGATAAGGTGCCAGTTTAAATGCAATAAACTCGCCGTCTGGTGATCTAAAAAAGTCCATTCCAGCAGCATATTTTCTAGAACGATCGATACCTAAAATATCTCTAATAGAATCGTTTCCTCTTTTTAATCTAATAAGTGGAACCTCATACCATAGGTTACCGAACTGCATCATACTTAACAGCGTCTGTTCTGGTGATAAACGCACAATACTATCTCCTACCGTTGCTTCATAATAATCACGCTCTGATATCTTACGTAATAATTCAGAAGCTAGCGTGCTAATAGGCTTCATTCTACCGTTATCTTGTATAATGACTTCACCAAATTTATCTGCTTGTTCTTGTGGTATCATGTTAGCTACAATGATACTATCTAATCTAGAAACAGGTGTTTCTCTTAACTTAGTGCTTGTAGCAGTAACTTCTTGATGCTCGCCAGGTGCATGATCATGACCTTCATGCCCGTCTTGTGCAAAAGTGAGAGAAGACATGAGTAAAATAAATACAGCTGTAACGTTCATTTTTGCCTTTC from Nonlabens arenilitoris harbors:
- the ccsA gene encoding cytochrome c biogenesis protein CcsA, translating into MKDHWIVKLLFSTRTMTFLLFAFALSMAVGTWIEHIYDTPTSKKWIYNAWWFSAMMFLLVLNFIGNIKRYQLLQWKKWATLTLHLSWILIIIGAGITRYISFEGMMLIREGSTEQAFYSDETYMSVIMQGMSPDGQEMQREIKDKMLITPYDYSYSLNEEFYDKDISITIDTLIFDAVEGLIPSEDGKERYLKIVEAGQGTRHDHLLKDGEKALIHNTLFGVNLDPELAAAEDIVNIVENWNGYTIQTPFEGQFMRMADQMQGEVFKDSIQTLNLRSLYTIGNMQFVIPEPITAGNVGIIKSPEPTAAKAYGIKATVTSGTDSKKIEMLGGKGIVSDYVDVEVNGVNLYIKYGSIMRELPFSITLEDFIADKHPGTEKAYAAFESKVLVNDDNGSTAERIYMNNVLDKDGYRFFQAGFDPDELGTHLSVNHDFWGKTVTYAGYYLLYIGLLALLFDPNTRFGELGRLIRRVNKRKAKMNVTAVFILLMSSLTFAQDGHEGHDHAPGEHQEVTATSTKLRETPVSRLDSIIVANMIPQEQADKFGEVIIQDNGRMKPISTLASELLRKISERDYYEATVGDSIVRLSPEQTLLSMMQFGNLWYEVPLIRLKRGNDSIRDILGIDRSRKYAAGMDFFRSPDGEFIAFKLAPYLDEANQSDRKNAFQKDFIDVNSNLGLLDQVVSSSMIRIFPKPNDPINKWYSYPELNDAGFKSTDSVLTKQFIPAYLQTLRYGKAKGDYSEADQVLASLNRFQKAYGGEVMPSESKIKAEILYNKYDVFRNLYMWYAWFGVFLILLLISEILMKKPLKELRYAIQFHKVVIIGLFIVHMAGLITRWYISGHAPWSDAYESLLYVAWAIMLFGLLLGRKSELTMAAAAFVVAIVLWVAHLNWLDPDVANIQPVLDSYWLMIHVAVIVASYGPFALGMILGIITFILMIFSNDKNKKRMDLNIKQLTYINEAALTIGLIMLTIGNFLGGMWANESWGRYWGWDPKETWALISIFVYAIVLHLRLVPGLKSRWTFNLWSILSFLSILMTYFGVNFYLSGLHSYASGDQVLSLQYVAFFVLFVAAIGIPAYIKERKIFKKKDREQ
- the serC gene encoding 3-phosphoserine/phosphohydroxythreonine transaminase, producing MKIHNFSAGPCILPQDVFQQASKAVLDFNGLSILEISHRSKDFVAVMDRAQALALEHLGLTDKGYKALFLGGGASMQFLMTAYNLLEKKAAYLNTGTWSDKAIKEAIAFGEIIEVASSKDANYNYIPKDYEVPIDADYFHITSNNTIFGTQLKSIPQVGIPLVCDMSSDIFSRQMDFTQFDLIYAGAQKNMGPAGATLVVVKEDLLGKVTRHIPSMLNYQTHISKDSMFNTPPVFPIYVSMLTLEWLKNNGGIEAIEKVNNDKAALIYGEIDRNELFQGFAAVEDRSNMNATFSLRDETHKELFDTMWKDASISGLNGHRSVGGYRASMYNALPLESVQILVNVMQELEKKA
- a CDS encoding DUF1456 family protein, giving the protein MDNNDILRRLRFILNLSDDAMIDTYAKGGAPVTRAEVSDWLKKEEDEDFKEVVDVNLATFLNGVIVNYRGKQDGVTPEAEMVLDNNTILRKLKIAFNFKSDELIYIWKKADVEISETELSAFFRKKTHAKYKHLNDQYLRKFLKGFQIQRKTQREKEERRNSFKK
- a CDS encoding D-2-hydroxyacid dehydrogenase, coding for MSKKVLANDGVSQSGIEKLTAAGYEVITTNVAQDQLENYINKHEIAVLLVRSATTARKELIDNCPSLKVIGRGGVGMDNIDVEYAREKGLKVINTPAASSASVAELVFAHLYGGVRFLYDSNRNMPLEGDTNFKGLKKQYAKGSELRGKTLGIIGIGRIGQEVAKIAAGVGMKVMAHDSYADSAPTVSWDLFDGQTVSVKIPLVSKEELLVQSDFVTLHVPAQKDYVISEHEFNQMKKGAAIINAARGGVIDEVALVNALESEHISFAALDTFEKEPQPEMVLLMNSNLSLSPHIGAATNEAQDRIGTELADQIIEILG